The genome window AGATCTACGCATCGTAAGTGGGCCACCGCAGATTCTCCAACCTCTCTGTCCAATCCTTGCCCTGGCCTCTCCTCTCGAAAGCACCCGTCCGCTAACCTCTGCTTCGGGTGCCAGTGTTCGCCGTCCTGACGACTTCCACACCTATCAACtcctctcttcctcttctcgcACACCACTGATAACACTGTGGACCACGTCTTGGTGCGGGACATGTCGAGTCGTTGCCCCTCTAATACAGTCCATCGTAGAGTCTGGTGTCGGTGAAGCAGAGGGCGGCGTTGGCTATTGCACCGTCGAATTCGACTCTCCCGACGTCATGAGCGGAGGACTAGGCATGACCTACATGATCACCTCTATCCCGACTCTGCTAAGCTTCGACAACCAAGAGGCCCAGATACAGACCAAGCTTCACGACGCCAAGAAGCTGACAGACCGCGCTTTCCTCGAAGAATGGATCAGGTCTGAGGCTCGGCGGCACGGCCAGCGCGGAGGTGGCGGAGGATCCGGCGGCGTCTTTGGAGGATTGTTTGGTGGTTTCAAATGATCAAGACGGACGCTCGGCTGGGTCACCAATCGGGCATATTTCCAGCAAAACCATGTGTCTGGTGCATCTGGCAGCACGAGGCAGACAAGGGCACCGAACGTGATCAAAACGAAACGCTCATCATTCGGCTGGTCGTTGACTAATAATGCAATACACTCGATCCCCTCATCCCACCAaacttctctctctctctctctctctttctcaagGCGTGTAGAACACCTCCTCGACGGGCTTCCACCACGCCGGCTCGCCTGCTTCACTGCTCACCGCGCCGGGAACCAGAGACTCTTGCCAGCCGTCGGTCATGGCCCACCATTCGCGGACTTTGGGGTTCTCCTTCATCTTCTCCATGTCTCCGGCAAAGTCGTAGCCGACGTACTTCATGGTCGCAAACAGAATACGTGAATCGGGCTCGTGCCAAATGCTGTCTGTTGAAAGTCAGCTTTGAAAAGTCGCCCGACATCGGGATTCGCAGTCTGCCGTGTTGGGGCCGACACCGGCGGATGACCTACAGTCGACAATGTTGCACTCCTTGATCTGCTTGAGCACCTCGGGCCAGACGTTGGCGTGGACCTCCTTGTACTTGTCGATGAACTCGGGCTTGAGCTTCACAATCTGGGCAATGCGACGACCGGGGTTCTTCTGTCTGGAGGATACGGGCGCAGGAGCCTCCACCTCGGTTGGGCTACCGGGCGCGGGGGGAGAAGAACGCTTGTTGGACCACATGATGCTCGTTGGACGCGTTTGAAGGGTTCGTCGTCGATGGCGGAGGTGGTGAAGTTTTTGCTCGCAAAATGTGCTCGGCGGAGGGCTGACCCAAGTGTATCCCGCGGACTCGGCCGTCGGCCTGGCGAAGCTGGAGCGTCTGCTTAGAGCCGATCGATCAGCGGGGGTGTGACCTTGGACTCGAGAGTCGACGGCCGGCGGAGAAAACGACGGAACTCGGCCAAGTCGGGGGAAGAATGTCGCGAGGCGGGGCGCGAGGGGTAAACAGAATGCGGGGATTTGGGGAGGGGGGCACCACGGCTACTCGTCCACACCAACAAACACTGCGTCGATACACAGCACTCACACGCACACACCCAAGTAATTCTGCAGCGCGGGGAGGACGGCTGGGTAAATGATGCACACCTATCTGTTGGAGAGCCGTTGTTGCGACTGTGATGCGTAAAGAGGCCGCTGAGCGACGTAATAGGAGGGGATCACGGGGGGGGGAACTCTCTTAAATACTGGCGCCGGCAGTGTCTTGGTCTGTTCCGCTTCATCCGTCGGCCAAATCTCGTCTATGGTGCGATGTCTGGTAGACAATGCGGCAATACGTCGTACGGTTGGGACGCGGATTAGTCAACTGCAGCAATCTGTTGGGCCGCAAATCGTGGAGATCGTGACATGTCCGGTTCGTCCGCGCGGGAGATGCATGGCAGGCCCGACAAGCTTCTTATACCTTCGTCAGCCCGACTCAAAGGTGTTCATTCCTCCTCCCCGGTCCAGCAAGCTTGCAGCAGTCGCAGCAGACCTTCAGTACCGGGGCCCCGCGTCAGGTGCTCCACGGTGCCGCACCGTCTGAAGTTGACGATGATCTGAGCGTCTCCGGGCGCGTCTCACTCACCTCACTCAACTTTGCGAGTCCTACATCTAGTCAGCCCTCCAACCTAGAATAAGTGTAGTTGCAGGCCGCAGGAGCAACGGCGGATGGGCTGTCAAGGTTTCCAAGTCTGGAACGGGATGCTCGAATTAACCCAGCCAGTAGAGTTCCTTCGAACTACCCCCATCCCTGACACCTCTCCGACCCCAGTCAACCCGGGTTTTCGGTCTCGACTCTAATGGAATCACAAACTCAACACCCACCCCCACGAAACCGCACGGGATTGCCTGTTCCAGCCTTGATGGGGGTTTTGTCTTCGTATCTCTGATTGCGGTCCGTATTCTGTGTGGTTATCCGCCCCTCACGGCTCTGGTTCCTATTTATCCGCAACGTGCCGCGGGTAGCGTGCGTTACCTGCGTTGCTTCCGCCGTGACATGGTTTATTAATCTGGCCCGATGGCGCTGACCGAGAGAGGTGAAAGGTCAGAGGTGCGCTTGTCGCGTGCGCCGCTGGCCTCTGAGTGCGGAGCGGACGTCGGTTATCTGCCCGCATCTAGCGGGGTTTTGATCGGCGAATCATGGCGTTCTGTCCTGCATGGGTCTGTAGACGATTCGAATGCTCTCGTGGTTGCATTGCATGCTCAGTATTCGTCGTGGCCTATTGCTGTGCTCCTTTACAGAATCTTTGGGCGCGCGAGTGGCCTGGAGGTGTCTTTTGCGAGTGAAAGGTAAGAAGTGTATATGATTCTCTTGGGATACCTCGCCGAGTATTCTCAGACTTGAGTTTCCCATCACGTCACATATGAAGCTACGTTATCTTGTGAGCATGCAACGCGGAGAAGATTGGAATGTTTCCACATTTTTCTTTCTTCAGTTTTGTTTTAGTCTTTCTTTCATCAAACTCATTTCCGCTACGATGGCATCCTCCTACAGAAGTAGGGAACACGTACTGGTGCCAGCGTCTTTTGGATGAGATGAGGATAAGGTCTACGCTGTGGGGAGTATACCGCGAAGCTCGCGCTTCTATTTTCATTCTCCTTTCGAGTATGGGGCAGAGTATGGAAGGTAAGGTTTGTTGATTTGGAGCTGTCGTGGGCTTGGTGGGGTGAATAGTGTGAGGAGTGTTCCGCTAGAAGCTGACGTGGAAAACCAAGTGGCTTGCTTTATCTGTAGGTGCTTTGACTTGAACAGATCTTTTGTGACTTGGAGATGTACGTGGCCATCCCGGATATGGTGTCGTGATGATGCGTGAGAGGAAGGGTGACACGATAGTCTGCCGCTCAATGCCTTTGCTCTGATACTGCTATTCCTATTCATCACTACTTATTTCTCATTCATCCCTCACAAGGTACGCTTTGAAAAGCATTTAGTAATGACAACAGCTATAGTGGCTCTAAGAAGGCGGCTAGTGGTGTGTTGACCGGCAACCTATTTGATCACCCACTCGTCAGCTTATGGACGGCTATGAAAGTTGAGGGTACTTGCGGCTTTTTACTACCCAAGACGCGTTATTGCGGATAGATGATTGAGATCATCGTACACGTAGCTCAACTCTCTGATCGTCTTACTTAGAGCATCGAGAGTACAGCTCGTCGTGGTCAAAGTCGATCATTCACTTGTTGCCTCTCAGTCAGTCTCATTCTTTTCTACGAAAAGAAAATCTGAATTGAATTGATGCTGGCATATGTCAGATTCGCGCTACCCGCCTTCTGTCACAAAGCTCAATGCTCGGCACATGTTTCTCTTCAAGCCTGGCGATTTCCGGAGCGAGGGATGGCGCGGGTAGATTGGTCTTCAAGTCTTGCCTCCTACCGAGTAGAAGTCCAGCAAACGTTCGAATTTTGGAAACCACAACAATAATCAGACCGAGGAAAGAAATCATCGAACGCGTTCTCGAAATGATACAGAGACAAGTAAGGAATCTTAGAGTAGACTATACCATTCCTAATTTACAATGAGATGGGATATCGAATATAGGACTGTTTGTCCAGCATTTTCAAGGAGGATTCCACCGGTAGTATCGACGCAGCTGACCCTGACTGATAGGATGAAGTATATACAATCTTGCTCTCAAACTGAGCTAACTCAAGAATATACAAGAGCCTTTAAACGTACCTGGAACTCATTATCCCAAACACCTCAGGCCTCAGAACGATTCCAACCTCACAAGTTGACCGGCCGTCGGAAACATCCCTATCCCGGCCGAACACGGTAGTCCGGACCCTCCGGACCCAAAACCGGACCCATTTTCCACATTGACACAACGCCAACTCCAGTCTCCAGCCCTAAACCTCACTCCACCCACTGTAATGATAATCTCACTCCCAGCTCTCACCCGCATCTCGAATCACGAGTTCATCTTGTCAAGCGTCGATGGTTTAGTGGTAAAATTCTCCGTTGCCATCCAGCAGCGTCGGGGAGCCGGGGGTTCGATTCCCCCTCGACGCAACTCTTTTGTTTGTCGTGGTGATACATGCGCCTCGTCGAAGGAGATGAAATCGTGGGATGTGGATTTTCGGTTTTGGTGGCTTTTTTGGGGTGAGGTGTTGTGTGGTGCGGGGTGGGAGGGTGACCCACTTCACAAACACACGCGTTTGCAAAGTGGAAAGATTAGAATGGCCAGGTGAAGGGATGATTAGTGATGTTAATGAGTGCATGAAGTGGTATGTTCTTGCTCAATGTACGTATGTAGGATCATATCATGGCAAGATTGTCGGTTGCGAAACCTACTTCGAGGCCTGTCCATGTTCTTGGGGAGTTAGTTATCTTTTGAGGTTCAGAACGAAGTTGACAGACAGACTTGCGAAACTCGTTCAACATTATCAAACTGAGGACTCGTTGCACCAACTCTGTTAACGAGAGAGCGAATTGCGGATGTGTTCTTAAGGCTCATTTGATGTAACAATATAGCTCCCGTGACACCATTCGTTCAGATACCAGGAGAAGTGACCCAGGCCGTGTGGGCATTCGCCTACACTCTGCCAAAACATGCTCTTACCAAAAAGTTGAACATTTGCACAACCAGCAAAATACAATGTCCCTAGCAAGGCTCGAACTTGCGACCTTTGGATTACTCCCGAGATATTTCTCAGAATCATATGTACTTGATATGAGACCAACGCTCTACCGACTGAGCCATAGAGACGATCTTGTGTACAGACAGCCGCGATGGGTGGTACCAAGAAGCGAGAGAGGGCATCGTGGGCGGGGCGGAAGGGGAGAGACGATAATTGTGGGAGGGGAACGGGGCCGTGGAGATGGGAGGGTCTTGGCCAGTCACGACTGCGATCGCGATGGATGGAGAGGGGAACGGGGCCGTGGAGATGGGAGGGTCTTGGCCAGTCACGACTGCGATCGCGATGGATGGAGAGGGAAACGGGATCTTTTGATTTCCTCAAAGTCGAACCAAGTGTGTGGACCGGTTGTGTGTGTGTCCCAGAACGAAACTAGACTCGATCTCCCCTCGAGACCACTTCCCAGTCACCCACTTACACAGTAGTACACTCCCGCCCGCGCACCATCACGGCGCCTCAACCCTCAGCAACCTCTCAGCATTCCGGAACGCAATCATCTCAAGCTGCTCCCCCGTCACCATCCCACTATCTCTCAACTCCCTCACCCACGCGAGCCCGTTCTCGTTCTTCTCAAACGGGTAATCGACGCTATACAAGATATGTTCCACCGGCGTGTTCCTCAACACGCACGCCAGCGGCGCGAGGCCCCACACCCCGCTCGTGGTAACCCACGCGTTGCCCTCCCACACCTCCCGCCACCCGCGCCGCCGCGGACCCCACCGCACCGAGAGCTTTTCCACGCGCTCCATCATGAAGGGTAACATCTCGCCGAAATGCCCAATGATGATTTTCAGGGAAGGATACTCGTCAAAGAGACCCGCGGCGAAGAGCTTGAGCACGGCGAGTCCCGTTTCAGAGTGCCACCCGAACCCGCTGGATCCCATACTCCGCGCCGCGCCGGGGTCAAAGTTCCCCTCGTACGCGGGCCGCTGGCTCTCGGAGGGGTAGGTAGGGTGTAAGTACGCCGGCACGTCGAggtccgccgccgccttgaAGACGGGCCAGAAGCGTCTGTCATCGTAGTGCTGTCCGTCGACGTGCGCGTCCACCAACGCGCCAACGAACCCCAGCTCCCGGACACAGCGCCGCAGTTCCGTCGCCGCGGCGTCCGGTTCGGCCATCGGTAGCGCGGCGAACCCTGCGAATCGGGTGGCGTTGGCGCGGACGGCGGCCGCGAGGTGGTCGTTTGCGAGGCGGCTTAGGTGCGGGGCGCGGGGGCCGAGGCCGGGCGCGTGGGATACGATTTGCAGGCTGATGCGGGTTTCGTCCATGTTGGCGAGGCGGAGGGGCCCGACGTCTTGGAGGCGGGATGAGACCTCGGGGAGGTGTTTGAGCTGTTCTGAGTATATGTCGGAGAGTTCTGTGAAGAGGTCTTTTGCGACGAAGTGTTCTTCTAGGGTGATTAGTTTTGGGAGCGGGTCGGACATGTTTGTGGGTTGCAGGTAAGTTTGTATGTTGACTTTGGAGGGCCTGCTATGTGATGATGTGAGAGGTTTGGATTGTATGAGTTGAGGTTCAAAGAGGTGAGATTGACTCTTATGTCGTGTGTTCGAAGccatggtggtggtggcggaCGCCTCGGCCGACGTCTCCCGAAGAAGTGTAACCCCGCATGGTGTATTCAGATGAATCCATGTGAGACATGCAGCTCGCGAATCTCGGACCTGCAAGTTGTCTTGCGATTTGATAATCAAGAGCTGTTGAAAGATGCCTCCTCGCTATTTTACCAGCGAGATTCATTGACGGTCTAGCGTGTAGTGTGCCTCATTGTGGACGGCTCTGTGATTCTTTACACCTTTACTCATCAACCATCTTCTAACCACGCAACGACATCTCCAATTCTCCTTCCGAGACGAAATGCTTGAGCGATTGTGAGACTGTACTGAAGCTGCACACTCACAGACGATATGATATTCTGTGACTACCTCCTGACGCTAATATGGTTCCTGTCGAATATAGACCACTGAGTGAGGGGAAGTCATAGACAAACCAAAAGCCGAAACTATGAACATTAATGTAAGAGAGCGTACGGTAGGCTACTCATCATTAGATGCCGAAATGTAGAAATCATGCCAATGCAATACAAACTCATGGTTACTTTTTAAGCAGCAGAGTTTCAGCAATTCATGTTCATATGCTCGACGCCATCTCATTCCAAGGCGACTAAACTCATAATGAAAGTCAAGTACAGTAAATGCCTTATACTTTATTCGAAACCTGCAAGTAAATACTGTGAGAAGAATACTCCCTCGTACTCATAGATTTCATCAAAGGCCCAGCATCATATATACTTATGACAACGATGACGGTGAAGCCCCAAGTCTGGAACCAAGCACTCAGAATCTCTCTACCAAAATACCCAGAAAGACGCACTATTTACCCATCGGCCTCGTACTTACACAGCCCATCCGAGGATCAAGTATCACCCGAATGGCAATCACAAAACATGGCTGGCCTTGCCCACGGTGATAAACAGTACCTAACAGCCACCTCTCCTTCATCCACGGAGCAGAGCCCCACTTCAACGCCCCGAACCCCAGGGCCAAGCCCGCGCGTGTCCCCGCCACGACGATCCGAACCCCCGCGGCTCCCCCAACCTCCCCCCGGGAGCCCCTGAGTGTCAGTGCCTGGCACCCTGGGTGCGGCATGCGACTCCCACCGCCTCCAACCCCGCATTCCTGCCCCCCGCACCCGGAACGGTCACCGCCGCCTTACACCGACCTCACACGACCACAGCTGAAAGTAAGGCACCTCACCTTACCCAAGCTCCACGAGAGTCGCGCAACCTCATCTCACTTGTCTTACACATCACATCTCACTCACCCACTTACTCACACATCTCACTCACCAATACCTCATCTCATTCAACTTAAGTCAACTCATCCCAATACCTCTCAACTCCAAAAAACAAAACAATGGACGACCCCTCGACCCAAACAACCAAAATCCTAACCCACCTCTCCAAAaccctctccctctcccCGCCCCAATCAACCCACCCGCCAGCAACCCTCACCGGCCTCCCGACATCCCACACCGGCACAGCCTACCTCTTCCTCTCCGTCTCGGCACACCACCCCCGCCTCCAGATCCACTCCTACCCGGCCATCCACTGGGCCCGCGCCTACATCTCCAATATCCCGACCCCGTCCGCCCCGATATCTCTGCCGTCTAGTACACAAGAGACAGCACGAGACACACCAGTCCTAGGCCTCCTCTCTGATGACCTAGCCGGCCCCGCCATCCGCGCCTGCGTGACGAAAGACCTCCTCCACGTCCGCAAGTTTCTCGCCATCCTCTCTCCCGTGTTGGAATACATCGTCTCCTCCAACGCAAACGCCAACTCCTCGTCCGCCTCAGCACCGGCGATAAACTCCTCCACAGCAATGGACCTAGACGCCCCAGAACCGACAACAACGACAACACCACCCCTGCCAAGCTGCCTCCTCCACGGCCTCGCAGGAACACTCTACCTCCTCCGCCTAATCCGCCACTGGGTCCCCTCCTCCGCGCCCCTCGTCTGCGGCGCGATAGTCCACGTGTCAGAGTACCTTCTCGGCCCACATCCCTGGACATGTCCCTCACGATTACCGTCGTCGTCACAGCCACCTCATTCGTcgccaccgccgccaccaGAAGACACCTACGGCACAACTCACGGCGACCTAGGCATAATAACCCAACTCGTCCTCACATCCCCTCCCCTCGCCGCCTCTCCGTCCCTGACATCCCGCCTCGCAGCCCTCCTAGACCTCCAGTCTCCCAACGGCGACCGGCCGGGGCCATCGCCCACCTCACCTTCGCAACCTCCTCGAAGCGATGCACAACAATCCTCAGACGCGCCGCCAACACCAGCACAGCAAGAGCCCTCAGAAAcagcggcggcagcagcatCACAACCACGATCCCGCGGCTTCGCCTCCGGCCCGCAAGGCCTCGTCATCTCCCTCCTTTCCCTACGCCCCTTCTTCCCTAGCCTCCACGACCGCATCGACGCCGCTGTTGACGAGGCGCGCGAGTTTCTCTGGGCCAGGGCGGTTGATCCTGAGGGACCGACTGAGGAGGTGAATCTGTTTTACGGGTCGTTGAGTACCGCGTTGTAAGTTGCTCTTTATTTTATTCTGTGTCATGTGAATGTGAGAAGTGGACATGGACCCTTTAGCCCCCTATTCTTTGATGGAGAAGACACGAGTTTCAGTGTGTGATATCATTCCATCATACCGTTGACATCTTCTTCAAACAGCCTGCTCTCATAATCACGAGTCTTCCTCGCCTATCCACCCCTATCTTTAACCTTCTCCTATATCTCGCAACCCTGACCCTCTCACACACGTATCCAAGCCTCACCTCTAATCTTCCACTCATCACACCCATTTCAAACACCACCCCAATCTCATCCACCTAACTAACATCTCCCAGAACCTTCCCAAAAGGCCCCAAAAGAACCCACCTTCTAACTCAACAACCCCCCTCGCCAAACCAACCCCTCTCCCCGCCCACAAACACCAACACCACAACCACACCCCAAAACCCATCAACACCAtcccccccctcctcctcaacACCAACGACACCACCAACAGCAGGCTCCGTAACAACAGCACCCCACCCAGGCTCCGCATACCTCCACGCCGTCGCCGCGCGCGATATGCCCCGCATGATCTTCTACAACGACACCTGAACCTTTCCTCCACTCGACCTCTCCCACCATAACGGTAGATAGAGGGAGAGCATAATCTCACCTCTGGCTTAAACTGGTACAAGCACCCATCCGTACCAACCTTCTCACCCCGATTACAGCATCATACCGTCCTGAAGATCTCTACTACCGATCTACTGCCACCCCCCCTTCACCAAAGAAGTAATCCACATCGTTGCCTATGCTCTTCACCCGACAGGAATAGGAACGGTAGCGGGGGGGCTCATTCAACTACGAAGAGGCAAGCTCCTCGGTACAACACGCACAGAAACAGAAACAAAGCTTCAACCCGCGGACATGGCCAGGCGTACATAGGATATAAGATACCCCAAACATAAATTCCACCTTTCCTTGAAAGAGCCTAGATACCACACGTCGTAACACCAATACTTCACTTCACTTCGTTGTTTCTTCGCATGTAACACATCTGCTAAACTCACCCATGATACCTCACTCATCACATCGCACAGTCAGTCACCATGTTACAAATAAAAACGTCATAGTCAATGGAATTCATTATTCCAAGAGCGCGTCCGCCCCCCGATCGCCAGTTGGGGACGAGACGACGGGTATATCGGCCACCTCACGCCACACCACAGCCACAGCCACTCTCTTCACTTCAGTCGCATATCCTTCAGGCCTGAAGGACCACAACCACCCGCAGAAAGCAAAAAACCTTACGTCCAGGACAACAATCGAAACGAGTGTAGTGAGGTCCCTCCCATTTCTCTCCCGGGCCATTTCGAGTCTTGGTTTCTTTCTTCACCTCTCGGCCATGCTGCCCCCAAAAAACAAAACCCTTTGCCAATGTGCCCAAGAGAAAGCCCTTGTCTCCCCTAAGAAACCCCTAATTACGCCATGTGTCCCGTTTCCCGTGGGACTAGTGCTTCCCAGTCCATGCCTGAAAGAAAAAGCAACCTCCAACGGTGCCAAACGTAAAAATCAGAAAAAAGCAAAATGCTAGCATTGAGAGGTGATGCGACATCCTCAGTAGATGAGCGAACCGACTTCACCGGTTACGATCATCCTGCGATGATCGACTGGCACGGGACGACGCTCCAAAGCTACCGGACAACATCCCCAACCACCCGTCGGACCGGGTCTGGCGACCCCTTGGCGCGGGCGAGAGGATGCCACCCTGCTCCACGTCTTCGTCCCTGTCCCGCGAGCCGGACGCCTCGGCCTCCACCTCGTCGTCAGAGTCGTCGTGGTACGGTTCATAGCGGGGGCTGGAGGGAGAGCCGCGTGCAAGAGAGCGGACAACATCACCCTTGCAGATGGGGCATGTGCGGCGGCGCGTCGTCAACCAAGGCGTGCTGAAAAATGTCAGTACTATGAACGTACAGAAAGAGGGGCGGATCAACTCACATGCACTCTGCGTGGAATTCGTGGCCACAGGGCAAGCTCATGACGCGGCTGACGCCGTCGACGTACTCCTCCAAGCAAACCACGCATTCGACCTGTCTGCCCATGTACTTCTTCCACTCACTCGAGTAGCTGCCGTTTGCCTTCTCGTGCTCTGTCCGCAGTGGCGACCTAGGCATTTGCAGTGCCGAGTTGACAGACAGCAAACTCTCCGACTCGGGGATGCCCGTCGTCGTTCTAGAACGAGGCCGTGGTCGGGAGGGCGTCTGCTGTAGCAAAGGCGTAGTGGGTGTTGGGCTTGTCGGTGACGGGATTCTCGGCGAGGGAACAGGCGATGCCGCGACGGTGTGATATGTGCGAACGGGCAAACGCTCGACGACCGACTTGGGTGCCCTCCAGCGTCTTCTGCGAATGCGCGCGCGGAGGATCAACAAGGCATAGACGACGCTCAGAGTGATCAGAGGGCTGATGACAAGCACCAGCAGAGTATCGAAGAAGGGGCTGGAGCTGCTTGAAGGCGTAATCGTAACCCAGAGACCATCGTGGCCGATAGGCTCGTTGCCGTTGTCGTTATCGCCATCGTCGGGAATGGGCTCCTCGGGGCGTGGGGGATCCTTAGGCTTGTCCTCCTTGGAGAAGTCGGCGCCATCGTCTTCTCCAAAAATCTTGGACATGATACCTCCGTGGGCTGTGGTCTCCTTTCCGGAGGTGGATCCCTCGGTCTCAACGGGCGGCAAATCGGGGTTGTACTCGCCGCTTCCGGGAGTGATGCTTCCGCCCTTGGGGCCGGTGACGTCCTTGCCACTTTTTGCGGTGCTGCCGGGCTTGCCGACCTGCTGCTCCTTGGCTGCGCCCTCGGTCTTGTCTTTGGAGCTGGGGGCATCCACCAAGTCGGGATCCCGCCAGTCCTGGACACCGATTTGGAACGTGTCTTCGCTCTTGCGAGCGTCGGGAACCTTGCCTTTGCCCCTCTTGGCGGCCTTGCCGAGACCGTCTCGGATGACCCTGTCCTTCTCCTCGCTCCAGTCGTCAACGAGCACCCAGTTATGGCGACCGCTGCTCGGAGGCTGGATGCTGTCGCCGGATCGTGAACTGCGGCCCCAGCTAAAAAGCCATCGGAACAGGCTGGTGCGAGGCTTGGCTGCCTTGTGCTCGGCCTTGGCCGGCTTTCCCTTTGCGGCAGTCTTGGCCTTGGGCGTTGCCGTGGCCTTGGGGGTCGGCATCGGCGTCGTCGCCGCAGCCTTCGGTTTGTTCTTCCTGTTCTTCCGGCTCCCTGCGTCGGATTGCAGCACCTTGAGGGCCGGGCGGCCGTGCTCGTCGAGAGTGTCTTCGATGAAGCTGCCCGGTTGCGTCAGCGACGACAGCAAGTGCGCCGTGGTCCGGGTGGTGAAGACGGA of Colletotrichum lupini chromosome 8, complete sequence contains these proteins:
- a CDS encoding amidohydrolase 2, producing MSDPLPKLITLEEHFVAKDLFTELSDIYSEQLKHLPEVSSRLQDVGPLRLANMDETRISLQIVSHAPGLGPRAPHLSRLANDHLAAAVRANATRFAGFAALPMAEPDAAATELRRCVRELGFVGALVDAHVDGQHYDDRRFWPVFKAAADLDVPAYLHPTYPSESQRPAYEGNFDPGAARSMGSSGFGWHSETGLAVLKLFAAGLFDEYPSLKIIIGHFGEMLPFMMERVEKLSVRWGPRRRGWREVWEGNAWVTTSGVWGLAPLACVLRNTPVEHILYSVDYPFEKNENGLAWVRELRDSGMVTGEQLEMIAFRNAERLLRVEAP
- a CDS encoding abscisic acid ABA receptor, which produces MDDPSTQTTKILTHLSKTLSLSPPQSTHPPATLTGLPTSHTGTAYLFLSVSAHHPRLQIHSYPAIHWARAYISNIPTPSAPISLPSSTQETARDTPVLGLLSDDLAGPAIRACVTKDLLHVRKFLAILSPVLEYIVSSNANANSSSASAPAINSSTAMDLDAPEPTTTTTPPLPSCLLHGLAGTLYLLRLIRHWVPSSAPLVCGAIVHVSEYLLGPHPWTCPSRLPSSSQPPHSSPPPPPEDTYGTTHGDLGIITQLVLTSPPLAASPSLTSRLAALLDLQSPNGDRPGPSPTSPSQPPRSDAQQSSDAPPTPAQQEPSETAAAAASQPRSRGFASGPQGLVISLLSLRPFFPSLHDRIDAAVDEAREFLWARAVDPEGPTEEVNLFYGSLSTALTFPKGPKRTHLLTQQPPSPNQPLSPPTNTNTTTTPQNPSTPSPPSSSTPTTPPTAGSVTTAPHPGSAYLHAVAARDMPRMIFYNDT